From the Candidatus Methylomirabilota bacterium genome, one window contains:
- a CDS encoding NDP-sugar synthase, which produces MILAGGQGTRLRPLTLARAKPVVPLLNRPFLAHQLALLRAHGVVDAILACSYRVDDVRAALGDAEHLGVTLRYVVEKEPLGTGGGVANAADLAAGTVFVLNGDVLTDADLTAMRRFHEARGSRATIFLTRVADPRQYGLVETDAEGRVAAFREKPGAGEPITTDTVNAGVYLLDAALLRRIPRDRPVSIEREVFPGLIAERVPCFGWSAPAYWQDIGTPAAYRAAQMDLLEGRARLLLAPPGEPRDGSWVGAGGTAAAGAAVVAPAVIGARVTLGGGCRVGPSTVVGDGSTIGPEARVEGSVLWERVEVGRGAVLRDCVLASDVRIGAHARVGPGVVLESGAVIPERATLSR; this is translated from the coding sequence GTGATCCTGGCCGGCGGCCAGGGCACGCGTCTGCGTCCGCTCACGCTCGCGCGGGCCAAGCCGGTCGTGCCGCTCCTGAACCGCCCCTTCCTCGCCCACCAGCTGGCGCTTCTCCGCGCCCACGGCGTCGTGGACGCGATCCTCGCGTGCTCCTACCGCGTGGACGACGTGCGCGCGGCGCTCGGCGACGCCGAGCACCTCGGCGTCACGCTCCGCTACGTCGTGGAGAAGGAGCCGCTCGGCACCGGCGGCGGCGTCGCGAACGCCGCCGACCTCGCGGCGGGCACGGTCTTCGTCCTGAACGGCGACGTGCTCACCGACGCGGACCTCACGGCGATGCGCCGCTTCCACGAGGCGCGCGGCTCGCGCGCGACGATCTTCCTCACGCGCGTCGCCGACCCCCGCCAGTACGGGCTCGTCGAGACCGACGCCGAGGGGCGCGTCGCCGCGTTCCGCGAGAAGCCGGGGGCGGGCGAGCCGATCACGACCGACACCGTGAACGCGGGAGTGTACCTGCTGGACGCGGCGCTCCTCCGGCGCATCCCGCGCGACCGGCCCGTGTCCATCGAGCGCGAGGTCTTCCCCGGGCTGATCGCGGAGCGCGTCCCCTGCTTCGGCTGGTCGGCGCCCGCGTACTGGCAGGACATCGGCACGCCCGCGGCCTACCGCGCCGCCCAGATGGACCTCCTCGAGGGCCGCGCGCGCCTCCTCCTGGCGCCCCCGGGCGAGCCGCGCGACGGGAGCTGGGTCGGGGCGGGCGGCACGGCCGCGGCCGGCGCCGCCGTGGTCGCGCCCGCGGTGATCGGTGCGCGCGTCACGCTCGGCGGCGGCTGTCGGGTCGGCCCGTCGACCGTCGTCGGCGACGGCTCGACGATCGGCCCCGAGGCGCGCGTCGAGGGCTCCGTGCTCTGGGAGCGGGTCGAGGTCGGCCGGGGCGCGGTGCTGCGCGACTGCGTCCTCGCGAGCGATGTCCGGATCGGCGCCCACGCGCGCGTCGGCCCGGGCGTGGTGCTGGAGTCCGGCGCCGTCATCCCCGAGCGCGCGACGCTCAGCCGCTAG
- a CDS encoding Trm112 family protein, with amino-acid sequence MIDDELKAILVCPACKGDLVFEATRIICPKCRKAYPIRDGIPVMLINEAEAWSPGS; translated from the coding sequence ATGATCGACGACGAGCTGAAGGCGATCCTGGTGTGCCCGGCGTGCAAGGGCGACCTGGTCTTCGAAGCGACGCGGATCATCTGTCCCAAGTGCCGCAAGGCCTACCCGATCCGCGACGGGATCCCCGTGATGCTGATCAACGAGGCCGAGGCCTGGTCGCCCGGCAGCTAG
- a CDS encoding NAD-dependent epimerase/dehydratase family protein, whose amino-acid sequence MRILVTGGAGFIGSHVVDRLLADGHAVDVADNLSTGRRGQVNPTARLFVCDLRSARLDAAFAAARPDAIAHLAAQASVPRSVADPRFDASVNVLGTLAVLEAARRTAVRRVVYVSTGGAVYGDTDALPTREDHPTRPASPYGVSKLAGERYLDCWAGLTGASTLALRLANIYGPRQDPRGEAGVVAIFAARLLAGAECVVNGDGEQTRDYVYVGDVADAVARALAHPEVTGAVNVGTGVETTVNELYARLARLAGVTRPSRHGPARPGEQRRSVLDATRAKQTLGWTAATPLDAGLARTLEHIRKEARA is encoded by the coding sequence TTGAGGATCCTCGTGACCGGCGGCGCGGGGTTCATCGGCTCGCACGTCGTGGACCGCCTGCTGGCCGACGGCCACGCCGTCGACGTCGCCGACAACCTGAGCACGGGCCGCCGCGGGCAGGTGAACCCGACGGCGCGCCTCTTCGTCTGCGATCTCCGGAGCGCGCGGCTCGACGCCGCGTTCGCCGCCGCGCGGCCGGACGCGATCGCGCACCTGGCCGCGCAGGCCTCCGTGCCGCGCTCCGTCGCCGACCCGCGCTTCGACGCGAGCGTCAACGTGCTCGGCACCCTCGCCGTGCTCGAGGCGGCGCGCCGCACGGCGGTCCGCCGCGTCGTCTACGTCTCGACCGGCGGCGCCGTGTACGGCGACACCGACGCGCTGCCAACCCGCGAGGACCACCCGACGCGGCCCGCCTCGCCCTACGGCGTGTCGAAGCTCGCCGGCGAGCGCTACCTCGACTGCTGGGCGGGGCTCACCGGGGCGTCCACGCTGGCGCTGCGCCTCGCGAACATCTACGGCCCGCGCCAGGATCCGCGCGGCGAGGCCGGCGTCGTCGCGATCTTCGCCGCGCGGCTCCTCGCCGGCGCCGAGTGCGTCGTCAACGGCGACGGCGAGCAGACGCGGGACTACGTCTACGTCGGCGACGTCGCGGACGCCGTGGCGCGCGCCCTGGCGCATCCCGAGGTCACGGGCGCGGTCAACGTCGGCACGGGCGTCGAGACCACGGTGAACGAGCTCTACGCGCGGCTCGCGCGGCTCGCCGGCGTGACGCGCCCGTCGCGCCACGGCCCGGCGCGGCCCGGCGAGCAGCGGCGGAGCGTGCTGGACGCGACGCGGGCGAAGCAGACCCTCGGCTGGACGGCGGCGACCCCGCTCGACGCGGGGCTCGCGCGAACCCTCGAACACATACGGAAGGAGGCGCGTGCATGA
- a CDS encoding UDP-glucuronic acid decarboxylase family protein, with protein sequence MRALVTGGAGFIGSHLCEFLLGQGWEVVCMDNFVTGSRDNVVALSPRRGFTLIEHNVTEYIHLDGPLDWVLHFASPASPRDYLELPIQTLKVGALGTHNALGVAKATRARFLLASTSEVYGDPLVHPQREDYWGNVNPIGPRGVYDEAKRFAEAITMAYHRAHGVDTRIARIFNTYGPSMRIDDGRAIPAFITQAIAGSPLTVFGDGSQTRSFQYISDLVDGLWRLMRAAVNEPVNLGNPQEMTLLELAKRIVRLADSRSDIAFGPLPVDDPKVRQPDIARARALLGWEPRVDTDEGLRLTIDWFRKTRRP encoded by the coding sequence ATGCGGGCGCTCGTCACCGGCGGCGCGGGGTTCATCGGCTCCCATCTCTGCGAGTTCCTCCTCGGCCAGGGCTGGGAGGTCGTCTGCATGGACAACTTCGTCACCGGGTCACGGGACAACGTCGTCGCCTTGTCGCCACGACGCGGCTTCACGCTGATCGAGCACAACGTCACCGAGTACATTCACCTCGACGGGCCCCTCGACTGGGTCCTGCACTTCGCGAGCCCCGCCTCGCCGCGGGACTATCTCGAGCTGCCGATCCAGACGCTCAAGGTCGGCGCCCTCGGCACCCACAACGCGCTCGGCGTCGCCAAGGCCACGCGCGCACGCTTCCTGCTCGCCTCGACCTCGGAGGTCTACGGCGATCCCCTCGTGCATCCGCAGCGCGAGGACTACTGGGGCAACGTGAACCCCATAGGCCCGCGTGGCGTCTACGACGAGGCCAAGCGCTTCGCCGAGGCGATCACGATGGCCTACCACCGCGCCCACGGCGTGGACACGCGCATCGCGCGCATCTTCAACACGTACGGTCCCTCCATGCGGATCGACGACGGGCGCGCGATCCCCGCGTTCATCACCCAGGCGATCGCGGGCAGCCCGCTCACCGTCTTCGGCGACGGCTCGCAGACGCGCTCCTTCCAGTACATCTCCGACCTCGTGGACGGCCTCTGGCGTCTCATGCGGGCGGCGGTGAACGAGCCCGTGAACCTCGGCAACCCGCAGGAGATGACGCTCCTCGAGCTGGCCAAGCGGATCGTCAGGCTCGCGGACTCGCGGAGCGACATCGCCTTCGGCCCGCTCCCCGTGGACGACCCCAAGGTCCGCCAGCCGGACATCGCCCGCGCGCGCGCGCTCCTCGGCTGGGAGCCGCGGGTGGACACCGACGAGGGGCTGCGCCTGACGATCGACTGGTTCCGGAAGACGCGGCGGCCTTGA
- a CDS encoding UDP-glucose/GDP-mannose dehydrogenase family protein, giving the protein MNICVVGTGYVGLVTGAVFADLGNEVVCVDNVEKKIAQLQAGRMTIYEPGLEEMVARNVTDGRLTFTTDLVTAVRRSVIVFITVGTPAKDTGQTDLAAVEAVARQIAHAMERYTVVVNKSTVPVGTGDLVREVIERHQPTPIPFDVVSNPEFLREGCAIEDTLRPDRIVIGAPNQQVAMTLLELYAPLERPMIITDVPSAEIIKYASNAFLATKISFVNVIADICELAGADITQVVKAMGLDPRIGPAFLQAGLGYGGSCFPKDTDSLVHTAATLGVDFALLRAAVEINQERAGHFVRSVEKALAPLDDKRVAVLGLAFKPNTDDMREAKSVEVVRHLVELGATVRAYDPVAGANARPLLPPGVVYCESPYAAAAGADGVVLVTEWNEFKLLDLERLRALMRRPVVFDGRNLWEPERMRRLGFEYHSIGRRPVLPS; this is encoded by the coding sequence ATGAACATCTGCGTCGTCGGCACCGGGTACGTCGGGCTCGTCACGGGCGCGGTCTTCGCGGATCTCGGCAACGAGGTCGTCTGCGTGGACAACGTCGAGAAGAAGATCGCCCAGCTGCAGGCCGGCAGGATGACGATCTACGAGCCCGGCCTGGAGGAGATGGTCGCGCGCAACGTCACCGACGGGCGGCTCACGTTCACCACCGACCTCGTCACGGCCGTCCGGCGCTCGGTCATCGTCTTCATCACGGTCGGCACGCCGGCGAAGGACACCGGCCAGACCGACCTCGCCGCGGTCGAGGCGGTCGCTCGGCAGATCGCGCACGCGATGGAGCGCTACACGGTCGTCGTCAACAAGTCCACGGTGCCCGTCGGCACCGGCGACCTCGTGCGCGAGGTGATCGAGCGCCACCAGCCGACGCCGATCCCGTTCGACGTCGTCTCGAACCCCGAGTTCCTGCGCGAGGGCTGCGCGATCGAGGACACGCTCCGGCCGGACCGCATCGTCATCGGCGCCCCCAACCAGCAGGTCGCGATGACCTTGCTCGAGCTCTACGCCCCGCTCGAGCGGCCGATGATCATCACCGACGTGCCCTCGGCCGAGATCATCAAGTACGCCTCCAACGCGTTCCTCGCGACCAAGATCTCGTTCGTCAACGTGATCGCCGACATCTGCGAGCTCGCGGGTGCGGACATCACGCAGGTGGTGAAGGCCATGGGGCTCGACCCCCGCATCGGACCCGCGTTCCTGCAGGCCGGGCTCGGCTACGGCGGGAGCTGCTTCCCCAAGGACACCGACTCGCTCGTCCACACCGCCGCCACGCTCGGCGTGGACTTCGCGCTGCTCCGGGCCGCGGTCGAGATCAACCAGGAGCGCGCCGGCCACTTCGTGCGCTCGGTCGAGAAGGCGCTCGCGCCGCTGGACGACAAGCGCGTCGCCGTCCTGGGCCTCGCCTTCAAGCCGAACACCGACGACATGCGCGAGGCGAAGTCCGTCGAGGTGGTCCGGCACCTCGTCGAGCTCGGCGCGACCGTGCGCGCCTACGACCCGGTCGCGGGTGCGAACGCGCGTCCGCTCCTGCCGCCGGGCGTCGTGTACTGCGAGTCGCCGTACGCGGCCGCCGCCGGCGCCGACGGCGTCGTGCTGGTGACCGAGTGGAACGAGTTCAAGCTGCTCGACCTCGAGCGCCTCCGCGCCCTCATGCGGCGCCCCGTCGTCTTCGACGGACGGAATCTCTGGGAGCCCGAGCGGATGCGACGCCTGGGCTTCGAGTACCACTCGATCGGCCGCAGGCCCGTCCTGCCCTCCTGA